Proteins from a genomic interval of Mustela lutreola isolate mMusLut2 chromosome 4, mMusLut2.pri, whole genome shotgun sequence:
- the TMEM254 gene encoding transmembrane protein 254 isoform X2, whose protein sequence is MVVTRSEVGRPAAAYFRPARRLPSLVTVLALGYFAWVVFWPQSIPYQSLGPLGLFTQYLVDHHHTFLHNGYWLAWLIHVGESLYAMVLCKSKGITDGRAQLLWFLQTFLFGIASLSILIAYRPKRQKQT, encoded by the exons ATGGTGGTGACGAGGTCCGAGGTCGGCAGGCCTGCCGCCGCCTACTTCCGTCCGGCGAGACGTTTGCCTTCGCTGGTCACCGTCCTGGCACTGGGCTATTTCGCG TGGGTTGTTTTCTGGCCCCAGAGTATCCCTTATCAGAGCCTCGGGCCCTTGGGCCTCTTCACTCAGTACTTGGTGGACCATCATCATACCTTCCTGCACAATGG GTATTGGCTTGCCTGGCTGATTCACGTGGGAGAGTCCCTGTACGCCATGGTTTTGTGCAA gtccAAAGGCATCACAGATGGTCGGGCTCAACTACTCTGGTTCCTACAAACTTTCCTCTTCGGGATAGCATCTCTCTCCATCTTGATAGCTTACAGACCAAAACGCCAGAAACAGACTTAA
- the TMEM254 gene encoding transmembrane protein 254 isoform X3, which yields MGTAAGGKAYFQRGSLFWFTVITLSFGYYTWVVFWPQSIPYQSLGPLGLFTQYLVDHHHTFLHNGYWLAWLIHVGESLYAMVLCKSKGITDGRAQLLWFLQTFLFGIASLSILIAYRPKRQKQT from the exons ATGGGGACGGCTGCGGGCGGTAAGGCGTACTTCCAGAGAGGCAGTCTGTTCTGGTTCACCGTCATCACCCTCTCCTTCGGGTATTACACG TGGGTTGTTTTCTGGCCCCAGAGTATCCCTTATCAGAGCCTCGGGCCCTTGGGCCTCTTCACTCAGTACTTGGTGGACCATCATCATACCTTCCTGCACAATGG GTATTGGCTTGCCTGGCTGATTCACGTGGGAGAGTCCCTGTACGCCATGGTTTTGTGCAA gtccAAAGGCATCACAGATGGTCGGGCTCAACTACTCTGGTTCCTACAAACTTTCCTCTTCGGGATAGCATCTCTCTCCATCTTGATAGCTTACAGACCAAAACGCCAGAAACAGACTTAA
- the TMEM254 gene encoding transmembrane protein 254 isoform X1 has protein sequence MGNEDDGIAAERRSDFCPADRVRLKDAREDTGKMVVAVRSAHLGSDVLTRKMVLNSSVSEWVVFWPQSIPYQSLGPLGLFTQYLVDHHHTFLHNGYWLAWLIHVGESLYAMVLCKSKGITDGRAQLLWFLQTFLFGIASLSILIAYRPKRQKQT, from the exons ATGGGGAATGAAGACGACGGGATCGCTGCGGAGAGGAGAAGCGACTTTTGTCCGGCTGACAGAGTTCGTTTAAAGGATGCTAGGGAAGACACCGGGAAAA TGGTGGTTGCTGTCAGATCTGCTCACCTTGGCTCTGATGTCCTCACCCGTAAAATGGTGTTGAACTCAAGTGTTTCAGAG TGGGTTGTTTTCTGGCCCCAGAGTATCCCTTATCAGAGCCTCGGGCCCTTGGGCCTCTTCACTCAGTACTTGGTGGACCATCATCATACCTTCCTGCACAATGG GTATTGGCTTGCCTGGCTGATTCACGTGGGAGAGTCCCTGTACGCCATGGTTTTGTGCAA gtccAAAGGCATCACAGATGGTCGGGCTCAACTACTCTGGTTCCTACAAACTTTCCTCTTCGGGATAGCATCTCTCTCCATCTTGATAGCTTACAGACCAAAACGCCAGAAACAGACTTAA